A window of Cellulomonas sp. SLBN-39 genomic DNA:
AGCGCGGGGATGCCGACGGCGAGCGCCACGAGGGCCAGCAGCGCACCCACGTACTGCAGGAACGGGATCCACGACGGCAGCAGCCCGAGCACCGCAAGGACCAGCGCGGTGATCGCCAGCCCGGCGCGCGGGCCGGACCGCGGGGCCGGCGCACCGGCGTACCCGGGCGGCGGCGCGGCGTAGGGGCCCGCGGTCGGCGCGCCGTACGGAGCCGAGGGCGCGCCGGGGGTCGGGGTGCCGTACGGGGCCGGGACGGGCGGGACCCCGGCGACGGCCGGGGGCAGGAACCCGCCGGGCGGGGTGGGGGGCGTGGCAGGCGCCGCGGGGCCGGGCGGCGGCACGGGGGCCGACGGCGCGACGACAGGCTCGGGCTGCGGTGCGGGGGCGGCGGCGGGCGGGCCGTACGGCGACGGCATCGAGCACAGGCCCGGGGTGCCGAAGGGCGGGGGTGCGGCAGGGCCGTCGTCCGGGGTCCCCGGGGGCGGCGGCGGGACCGCCGGGGCCGGGGGCTGCTCGGGCGAGCCCGGCTCAGGGGTGCTCACGGACAGGGCTCCTCGCGCTGGGGGTGCCGCGGTCGACGTGCCGACGGCCCGCACAGGGTGCCAGCCGCCGACGCCCCGGCACCGCCGCCGTCCACAGCACCACCCGGCCCCGGGCGGCGTGTCGGGGTCGACACGCCGCCCGATCACCCGAACGTGCGTCCAGCTTCCGAGCCTCGTCACGTCACCGCGTGACGCGCTCAGCCCGTCGTGCGGTCGCGCGAGAGCCGCTCCTCGGGGTCGGCGCACCGCTGCGCGGGCACACCCTGCCCGTCCCGCGCGGGCACGTCCCAGCGCGGGTCGGCCGGGTCGTCGTCCCACGGCGTCGCCCCGGGGTCGGCGCGCACCGCGTCGACGTCGGGCACCACCGTGTCGAGCACGGCCGAGCCCTGCGCGGGGCCCTCGAGGACGAACGTCTCCGGGGTGTCCCCGCCGGTGACGGGCGCGAGGTCGAGCCTCTTCTGCGCCCGCACGTACGCGGGCACGAGCAGCACGACGGCGCCGATCCACGCCAGCGGGTTGCCCCACACCACGCCGTCGTAGCCGTACGCGGCACCGAGCACGACGGCGGCGCCGACGCGGCACACCAGCTCGACCACGCCCGTCGCGGTCGGCACCACCGTGTGCCCGAGCCCCTGCAGGGCGCCGCGCAGCACGAACAGCACGCCGAGCACCACGTAGAGCGCGCCGTTGACGAGCAGGAAGTGCGCGGCCATGCCGACCACCCGCTCCTCGCCCGGGCCCACGAACGCCGAGACGATGGGTGCACCGGCGGCGACGAGCACGGCCCCGAGCAGCACCGAGCCGCCGACCGCGATCCACGACGCCTGCACGACACCGGCGCGGATCCGGTCCGGGCGCCCGCCGCCGTGGTTCTGCGCGACGAACATCGACACCGCCAGCCCGAGGGACGCGAGCAGCGCGACCGCCAGCCCGTCCACGCGCGCCGCCGTGGTGTACGCGGCGACGGCGTCGGAGCCGAGCTCGTTGAGCCGCACCTGCACGGCCAGCGTGCCGATCGCGATGATCGACGCCTGGAACCCCATCGGCAGGCCCAGGTGCAGGTGGCGGCCCAGGTCGGCGCGCGCGGCCCGCCAGTCGCCGCGCCGCACGTGCAGCACGGGCACGCGCCGGCGCACGTACTCCAGGCACAGCACCACGGAGACCGCCTGGGAGACGATCGTCGCGAGCGCCGCCCCGGCCACGCCCATGCCGAGCCACGGCACGGCGACCACGACGAGGACGACGTTGAGCACGCACGCGAGCGTGAGGAAGATCAGCGGCGTGCGGGAGTCCCCGATCGCACGGACGACCGCCGACAGGTAGTTGAAG
This region includes:
- a CDS encoding MATE family efflux transporter encodes the protein MPKVLTAGRPWHVILLFAVPLLVGNVVQQLYHVADAIVVGRVLGVDALAAVGATGSLLFLLLGFAWGMTSGFAIPTAQAFGAGDLDGVRRSVAAGTMLTAATSVVLTVAAPLLAGPALRALQTPAELLPMATTFAVVSFLGASAIMFFNYLSAVVRAIGDSRTPLIFLTLACVLNVVLVVVAVPWLGMGVAGAALATIVSQAVSVVLCLEYVRRRVPVLHVRRGDWRAARADLGRHLHLGLPMGFQASIIAIGTLAVQVRLNELGSDAVAAYTTAARVDGLAVALLASLGLAVSMFVAQNHGGGRPDRIRAGVVQASWIAVGGSVLLGAVLVAAGAPIVSAFVGPGEERVVGMAAHFLLVNGALYVVLGVLFVLRGALQGLGHTVVPTATGVVELVCRVGAAVVLGAAYGYDGVVWGNPLAWIGAVVLLVPAYVRAQKRLDLAPVTGGDTPETFVLEGPAQGSAVLDTVVPDVDAVRADPGATPWDDDPADPRWDVPARDGQGVPAQRCADPEERLSRDRTTG